Proteins from a genomic interval of Lactococcus protaetiae:
- a CDS encoding transporter: MQEVKKKHPRWIRWSLLIYSFIAFLITGIYTVFHLYFFNINWTRYQDDNAYWAKANKILQHGVFRIKGQELALHSLLLIGILLLGILVSIGLFVFARRTYYARTWTPLIATFGFMLPLIPFGTNVLLTLIIAYLFILVGSALSVSALKLL, encoded by the coding sequence ATGCAAGAAGTAAAAAAGAAACATCCACGTTGGATAAGATGGAGTTTGTTGATCTACAGTTTTATAGCATTTTTGATTACGGGGATTTATACTGTTTTTCATCTGTATTTTTTCAATATAAATTGGACACGTTATCAAGATGACAATGCCTATTGGGCTAAAGCCAATAAAATTTTGCAACATGGTGTTTTTAGGATAAAAGGTCAGGAACTTGCATTACATTCATTGTTATTGATAGGGATTTTGCTTCTTGGGATTTTAGTTTCTATTGGTCTTTTTGTCTTTGCTCGGAGAACTTATTATGCTCGCACGTGGACACCATTGATTGCTACGTTTGGATTTATGCTTCCTTTAATTCCCTTTGGGACAAATGTTCTGTTGACATTGATTATTGCTTATCTGTTCATTTTAGTAGGAAGCGCCTTGTCTGTGAGTGCTTTAAAATTGCTTTAA
- a CDS encoding ABC transporter ATP-binding protein yields the protein MTTLSLDKIYKKYPNATQYAVEDFNLDVKDKEFIVFVGPSGCGKSTTLRMIAGLEDISEGEFKIDDKVMNDVAPKDRDIAMVFQNYALYPHMTVFDNMAFGLKLRKYKKDEIKKRVDEAAAILGLTDMLDRKPADLSGGQRQRVAMGRAIVRDAKVFLMDEPLSNLDAKLRVSMRTEIAKIHRRIGATTIYVTHDQTEAMTLADRIVIMSSSPNVDKTGTVGRIEQVGSPQELYNEPASKFVAGFIGSPAMNFFEVTVNGNKLSNGEGLSIEMPEGKEKLLKDKGYNGKKVWLGVRPEDISAGELQAQAYPDSRVDAEVVVSELLGAETMLYLKTGSTEFVSRVEARDFRNPGEKLTVTLNLNKAHFFDVDTEKRITE from the coding sequence ACTCAGTATGCAGTGGAAGATTTTAACTTGGATGTTAAAGATAAAGAATTTATCGTCTTTGTAGGACCTTCAGGATGTGGTAAATCAACTACTTTGCGTATGATTGCTGGTTTGGAAGATATTTCAGAAGGTGAGTTCAAAATTGATGACAAAGTCATGAATGATGTAGCACCAAAAGATCGTGATATTGCGATGGTTTTCCAAAACTATGCCCTTTATCCACATATGACTGTTTTTGACAACATGGCTTTCGGGCTTAAATTGCGTAAATATAAAAAAGATGAAATTAAAAAACGTGTTGATGAAGCCGCTGCAATTCTTGGATTGACAGATATGCTTGACCGTAAACCTGCCGACTTGTCTGGTGGTCAACGTCAACGTGTGGCGATGGGACGTGCTATTGTGCGTGATGCCAAAGTCTTCCTTATGGATGAACCTTTGTCAAACTTGGATGCGAAACTTCGTGTATCTATGCGTACTGAAATCGCAAAAATTCACCGTCGTATCGGTGCAACAACGATTTATGTTACCCATGACCAAACAGAAGCAATGACACTTGCAGACCGTATCGTTATCATGTCTTCATCACCAAATGTGGACAAGACTGGTACTGTTGGACGTATTGAGCAAGTAGGTTCACCTCAAGAACTTTATAATGAACCTGCATCAAAATTTGTCGCAGGATTTATCGGAAGTCCAGCGATGAACTTCTTTGAAGTGACGGTCAATGGCAATAAATTATCTAATGGTGAAGGTTTAAGCATCGAAATGCCAGAAGGTAAAGAAAAGTTGCTTAAAGATAAAGGATACAATGGCAAGAAAGTATGGCTCGGTGTTCGTCCAGAAGATATCTCGGCAGGTGAGCTTCAAGCGCAAGCCTATCCTGACTCACGTGTAGATGCTGAGGTTGTCGTATCAGAGCTTCTTGGCGCAGAAACAATGCTCTATCTCAAGACAGGTTCAACTGAATTTGTTTCTCGTGTTGAAGCACGTGATTTTCGCAATCCAGGTGAAAAATTGACAGTGACATTGAACTTGAATAAAGCACATTTCTTTGATGTTGATACTGAAAAACGTATCACAGAATAA